The window TATTTTCTTGTAACCCTGATTTTTCTATCTCTTTTATTTTTTCAATACCTTCAGGAAGAATCTCATACATCTTGATGATTTTAGACTCTTGTCTTAATGGTGACATTAGAACAAACTGGTTTTTTCTTAACTTTTCTACCTCTTCACTTATTTTAGTTTCTGATATTTTTAAAAAATCTGAAATAGTTTCTAGACTACATGATTTAATTTCTAATAACCGCAAAATTTTAACTTGTAATGGAATCTGTTGCCCCCACAAAATTTGTCTTGCTAAATCTGTTACAGAAAATGATCCATCTTTATTCAAATCTATTAGTTTTCTATCTTTTAATGATGCCAGGGAATCTAGTATTCTGCCCACTCCCAGTTTCTTTAATTGGGAGTTTTCAATGTCTTTTTCATTAAAACTTTTGTCATTTTTAATCCCTAAATGTAATATCTCTAAATCAATTACTCCTAATTTTGTCATTACTCTGATTTCATGCTATTAGTTATCATCTTTTCCACCATGACCTCTTATTTTCAATTTTGATAATATTGCCGATGTTTTAATATTTTATACTCAAAACTACCATATGGCAAAAACAAAAAATATCGTAAAGAAGAATCCATCACTAAATCTCTGGACATCTAGCTGGACTGATATAGAACGTTCAATGGATAACATTCGTAAAAATATGGAACAAGCATTTTCATCATTTCCTTCGATGCCGAAAATTTCTCATGCCTCTTGTGATATAATTGACGAAGGCAAACAATACCGAGTAAAAATGGACGTTCCTGGTATAAAGAAAAATGAAATTAAACTAAACGTAACTGAAAATTCTGTGGAAGTATCTGCAGAACATAAGGAAAGTTCTGAAGACAAGAAAAAAAATTATTTAAGAAAAGAAAGAAGTCAAATATCTTATTATCGCTCATTACCACTCTCTGGGAAAGTGCAGCCAAACAAAGTAATCGCAAAACTCACAGATGGTGTTCTGGATATAACATTACCAAAATCCACTCCTAGTGAAACACAAATGAAAAAATCTGTTTCAATATCATAGGACTCACCACATTTTTATTTAATAAATGAGATAAGAAATCATGCCAAAAATTCTGAATAATGTTGATTTAGATAAAGTTTCTCAAACTGTCACTAAAGGTAAACAAGAATCATCCACATTAAAAAAACCTGTTAAACTTCAAGGTGAATGGAATTTTGATCCTAACGTTGGTTATCAATTTAAAACTGAAATGAGTTATGAAAAAGGAAAAAACACCATAGAAATTGATTCACCTTCATTTTTAGGTGGTCAAGGAAATCGTTTAGGTCCTATGGCTTATTGTATTGCAGGTATTACCTCTTGTTTTATTGGAACTTTTGTCGGTATTGCGTCTCAACAAGGTATTCAACTAACAAAACTAAATGTCAATACAGAATGCAATGTAAATTTTGCAAAAACTTTTGATATATCAGATGAACCAATTACAGAAGGAATTAATTTTAAAATTGATGTGACAAGTAATAATGCTGATAAGAAAAAACTTGAAGAGATTTTAAAAATGGCCGAAGAGAGATGTCCTGCAATGTATAGTATGACTCATAAAATTGATGTAAATTCTGTTATATTGTAAAACGTTTAAAATTATTTCAAGTTATTGATTTTCTTTAATTTGTAATTTATACATCAATTTAACACTAAATCACAATTAAAAATTTCATTTTATCTTGAAAAATATATGTGGAACCTATTTGATTAAAGTATGGTCAAATACGAATTACCTCGACTTCCCTATGGATATGATGAGCTTGAACCATATTTTGATAAACGAACAATGGAAATCCACCATCAAAAACATCATCAAGCATATGTTGACGGTTTAAACAATACTCTTACAAAAATTGGGGGCGAATTCCATCCTCAATATATCACATCAGTTTTATCTGATCTAAGTGTAATTCCTGAATCTGTTAGGAACGACATAGTTTTTTTTTGGTGGTGGATTTGAAAATCATAAATTATTTTGGGAAACAATGACTCCAAAAAATGATGGTGGACCTTGTGGGAAATTATCTGATTCAATTGATGTTTATTTTGAAAATTTTGAGAATTTTTAAAAAAGAGTTTTCTACCAAGGCACTATCCATTGAAGGTAGTGGGTGGTGTTGGCTTGTATTTAATCAAACTTTTAATAAAATAGAATTGATCACGACCCTTAATCAGAATAGTCCTTGGTCTATTCGCAAAATTCCTTTATTGGGATTGGATATGTGGGAGCACTCATACTATCTAAAATACCAAAATAAAAAATCAGATTATGTCGAATCTTGGTGGAATGTAGTTAATTGGGATTATATTGGAAATAGATTCTCTGAATTATCTGATTGATTTTAATTTTAAAATTACTTACGTTTGTTTATTTTTTTATAATAATAATGACAAATTTTTAGTGTTTGAATGAACAATCTTATCTTCGTTAATGACTAAATAATTCCATGAGCACTGTTGGCTTGTATCGTGTATTGAGACAGGGATTTGAAGATGTTAAAATAACTCAAGCATTGGATATGTTACTTGTAGATCGAAAAAATGAATTTCGTGAATTATATGGTGTATTATTGAAAACACCAAAATCAATAACCCCGTTACCTGATTCTGAGTACTTTATACTGAATTTTTGTTTGGAAGTCAATGAAGCATTTCAGACTTGGTCTGGACAAAAAAGTCTCTCTATTACTTCACCACAAAAGGCATTAACGATTTTAAGACAACTATCACGAGATAAAACAACCATGAATCAATTGGCACATCTTTTAAACATTTCATATACACTTGCAGAGGAATTCAAAGAAATCTATAGGCGACTAAAGTAGTTTTTTTATTTCTATATGTAGTAATTCAATTATTACAATAACCTCTTGTTCATAACTACTATGATTAACTCTTTATGTGATTTACAAGTGTCTTATTTGTAATACTCTATTGGAATCTCCTGCAAAGTTGGAAGATCATTTACAATTTGAACATAAATGGGGTCAAAAAAGAAATTCTTCCAAATGATCATTTTTAAATACCATCCTACATTTTTTTAAAAGAATATTAGAACCGCTAATCTTAAGTTTGTATAATTTAATTTACATTAATGAAAGATGACTTGGCGACTTGTGAGAATTTCAATGAACAGGTTTATGCTGTCTTTCATTATTTTATTTATAATCAGCACTAATAGAAAATTTATTTAAACAGTTGTTGTTTTTTATAAACACACCATACTATAAGGTAATGCTCAAGACATATTTTATATGAATAAGGAACACACATCTTGTTTTGGTATGAATTGTATGTATAAACAAATTATTTTATTAAATAAACAAATGATGTTAGATGTTATTGATAATTTATAGGTGAAAAAGAAATGTGTGACTGCCCTGTTTGTAATCTGCCTGAAAAAGAAATTGAAGATGAATATTGAATTTTAGTATAGACTAAAAATAGAAATGGTTTTTTTAATTTTATAATTTTAATTATTGATCATATACCATCAAACCTTTTTCTTCTAACAAGGAATGTAAGTTGTGAACTGATCTAAATACGTCTGATTCATTTTTAGCACCCGTGCAAACAAGTTTTCCAGAAGAGAATATCAGTATGACTGTTTTTGGATCTAACATTCTGTGGATTAATCCTGGAAATTGTTCTGGCTCATACATACTTCTTGGTAAAGTTCTCGCAGCTTTTTCCAAATGGACTTTACCTCCAAGATTAATTGATGCCACAATATTTTGAACCGTTACAACTGCGTCTTTTTTTACTTTGACCCCTTCTTTTCGAAGTTTTTGTACTACTGTTTTTACTGCATTTCTTGCCATTTCTTCAGATTTTGAACCCGTACATACCATTTTACCTGTTCTGAAAATCAGAGTAGCTGTTTTTGGATTCTTTAATCTGAAAACTAGTCCTGGAAATTGATCTGGATGATATTCTGTATCTGGAAATTTTTTAGTAATATCATTAAGATCAAATTTTTGGTCTACTGTTGCAGATGCAACTACGTTCACAATGCTAATCATTGGTTTTGATTGAGGCATGTTATTTTATTAAAAACCGCTTTATATATTCTGGATCTATTGTAAGATTTTCTTGCATTTGCCTAATGATCTATGATTTTATTAATACAAAATTTTTGAAATTGTTATTAATCAATCAGGTCTGATTTTATTTTATCAAACTCTTCTTTGCTAATTTCACCTCTTGCATATCTCTGCTTTAAGATCTCCAAAGAGTCTGGTTTTTTCTTATTTCTTCTCAAAATCCAGATTATGATGGCAATTGTTCCAAACTGAATAATTATTCTATATGGGTAATGAAAAAACATGTCTGCCCCAAGATATACAACTATGATTGACAGAACAGCAAAAATGATTTTTGCATATCTGAATTCAGATTTCATTGAATATCCTCTAACTGTTATTCCAATCCCTGCAGCAAGCATTATTGTTGTAAGAACGAAATATGATGTCGTTATTGCAGTTTTGGCATAGTTTAACCATAAAATTTCAATACCAATAAGTATCAAAGTTATTCCTGAAAGTAAGACGTACTTATTCAATCTGCTCTTAATTTCAATGTAGTTTTAAGGATATATAGAAAAGCTTTTTTCAAATAATGAACACATCATAATTATTTCTTGTTGTGATATTTTTAGATTTAATAGTTTGTTAGATTCTTTATTATCATACTTTTATGGGTGATGATTTTTCCAGGGTTTAAAATGTTGTCCGGATCAAATTGTTTTTTTAACTCTCTGAATAACTTGTAATTTTTTGAGCCATATTGTTTTTTAACATACTATGATCTTGCCAAACCATCTCCATGTTCACCCGTAATTGTTCCTCCCATTTTGATGATATTATCAAAATATTCGTTAGCAATTTTTTTAATTATTGAAATCTTTTTCTTTTTTAAAATTAATCTAATGTGAATATTCCCATTGCCTGCATGGCCGTATGCGATTGATTTGGTATGGAACTTTTGGTTAATTTTCTTTATCAAAGAAAATAATTCAGGGAGTCGTTCTATTGGAACTGTAGCATCTTCTATTACATGAAGTGTCTTGTTCTTAATTACTTTTGAACTATAATATAACGAAGAATCTCGGAATTTCCACCACTTCTGAATGTCTGGATTATTTTGAATGATCTTTGAAATTTTACCCGTGATTATTTTTTTTATTCTTTTTTGAATATTTTTTATTTCTGAATCATATTCAACAAAAAGAAGGCATTTACTTTTTTTATCAAATCTATGATTGATATTTTTCATTATTGTTTTATCAACAAATTCTATCGCTGTTGGAAATGTATTTGCAATTTGACTACAATTAGTTGCAGCCTCATTTTCTGATTGATATTCTACTATCAAAAGAACTCTATTGTTTGGAATAGATGTGATCTTCAAATTAGCTGAGAGCACAATTCCTAAAGTTCCTTCAGAGCCAACAATGATTTTGTGCACGTCTCTAATTGATTTGATTGAATCTAGTCTATATCCTGAAGAGTTTTTTGTAACTTTAGGGAATTTTTCAATATCTATTTTTTTTGTTAGTTTGAAAATTTTGGAACCATATTCTTTGTTTTCTGGTAATGTGATTTTGTTACCATGCCCATCAACAAATGTGATTTTTTCAATATTGTCTATCGTACTTCCATATTTCAAACTTCTACTTCCAGAAGAATTATTCCCGATCATTCCACCTACTGAACAATATGGTCCTACAGATGGGCTTGGCGGAAAAAATTTACTCTTGTTTTCTAATACCTTGTCTAGGTTGCCCTTGCTGGTCCCAGCACCAACTTTTACATTATTTTTCTGTATTTTTATTGAATCAAATTTTTTTAAATCAATGATGATTCCACTGTTTAGTGCACTTCCAACCAAACCTGTACCTGTACCTCTGACAGTGACAGATACTTTGTATTTCCTTGCAATTTTTACTACATTTATCACATCTCTTTCATTTTTTGGAATTACTACTACATCTGGAATAATTTGATATACGCTAGCATCAACAGAATAATAATTTACAATCTCTCTGTCCCAAAGGACATTACCTGTAATTGTTTTTTTTAATGATTTTTGAAGTTTTGATATGTTTGAATATCGTGACGTTTGATTTTTTAGCAATTTATCTCTCATTGACATATGATTATAGTTTAAATCTATTACAAATTCTATCTTATTGTATGGACTTCATGCTAGAAGAAGAACTCATTGATTTAATGACCTTCTGTCTTCAAAATCCGGATTCTTCGGAAATTATTGAAAAAAAGAAAAGAATTACAGAGATAGGCCATGAACTTTTTTTGGATGGTGGTTTAGATGCACTTGAAAATTTCTTTTTTGTATTGAAAAATAGAATTATTCAAGAAATAGAAAAAGATCCATCCCCACTGCGTTCGCTGTGGAATGGACTAACTCCTGAATGGCAGTACTAGTATTTCTTTTAAGAAATTCTAGCCTCTACCAATTCTAAAGATAGCTGTACTGCATTTTGGGCAGGTGCCTTTTAGAGCTGGTTTACCATTTTTCATGGTGTATGGTTTAGCGCCTTCGATGTCTCTTTTATCTCGACACTTAACACAATATCCTATTGTCATGATACTCTTAGGCACGTAGTTCTATTAGCGAGATCTTGTTAATTTTTTTTTACTATGAGGCAAACCTATGATCTTATTTTTGTCTCAAATTAATTGATTTTGTAAGTTTTTACTTGTAAAAATTGGTTTTATGTGTGACCCGTTCTCAACTAGTTATTTTTAAAACAACATGTTCTGCTAATGCATCTAGTTTGTCCCAAGATTTACTTCCCTCTTCTGTTATATCCCACACAAAAATCTCTACTGTGTATTCATCTGATTCTAGTGGTGTCCATGATAATGCGGGACTAAAAGTTTGTTCAGGGTCTAATGATAACCCGTTTATCCATCCTAATGAAACTACAACTCCTTGTTGATTTTTTACTTGGACTATGTATACAAATTTCTGTGTTTTGTCTTGATTATTTTTAATATCGGCAGTAATTTGTACATGCTGATTAACATTTACTTGATTTGATATTTTCACACCAAATGCATTTACTAATCGTGGATTTGTAATTTCAACCCTTTCTAATTGTGTTAATGCATATGCTGAATTGATTAAAACTATCCCAACTAGCATAACCATACAGATACTCGCTATCTGTTTTATCATGAGTTTTGACATTTTTTTTGTTAATAAAGCGTTTCTACATCTTTTCTTGATACATCTGGGTTAATTTCTACTACATTACTGTCCTTGAAGAATTATGCTATTCCGAGTTTAAAATTTTAAAATTGATTATATTTTGATTCTGTAATAATCCCATCTTTCTGGGTCGAATCTCGTAACAAATTCTGCTTGCTCCTTATCTATTCTGGATTTAATTACGTCTCGTAATGCGAAACTAGTCAAAAATTTGTATTTTTTAGAATGCGCTTGCATTATGAACATGTGGCGCATTTCACTACCTCCTTTTAATCCCCAATACCCCATCTTTAATGCC is drawn from Candidatus Nitrosarchaeum limnium SFB1 and contains these coding sequences:
- a CDS encoding TATA-box binding protein (TBP), component of TFIID and TFIIIB; protein product: MPQSKPMISIVNVVASATVDQKFDLNDITKKFPDTEYHPDQFPGLVFRLKNPKTATLIFRTGKMVCTGSKSEEMARNAVKTVVQKLRKEGVKVKKDAVVTVQNIVASINLGGKVHLEKAARTLPRSMYEPEQFPGLIHRMLDPKTVILIFSSGKLVCTGAKNESDVFRSVHNLHSLLEEKGLMVYDQ
- a CDS encoding hypothetical protein (hypothetical protein Nmar_0731), which translates into the protein MSTVGLYRVLRQGFEDVKITQALDMLLVDRKNEFRELYGVLLKTPKSITPLPDSEYFILNFCLEVNEAFQTWSGQKSLSITSPQKALTILRQLSRDKTTMNQLAHLLNISYTLAEEFKEIYRRLK
- a CDS encoding FAD linked oxidase domain-containing protein — encoded protein: MSMRDKLLKNQTSRYSNISKLQKSLKKTITGNVLWDREIVNYYSVDASVYQIIPDVVVIPKNERDVINVVKIARKYKVSVTVRGTGTGLVGSALNSGIIIDLKKFDSIKIQKNNVKVGAGTSKGNLDKVLENKSKFFPPSPSVGPYCSVGGMIGNNSSGSRSLKYGSTIDNIEKITFVDGHGNKITLPENKEYGSKIFKLTKKIDIEKFPKVTKNSSGYRLDSIKSIRDVHKIIVGSEGTLGIVLSANLKITSIPNNRVLLIVEYQSENEAATNCSQIANTFPTAIEFVDKTIMKNINHRFDKKSKCLLFVEYDSEIKNIQKRIKKIITGKISKIIQNNPDIQKWWKFRDSSLYYSSKVIKNKTLHVIEDATVPIERLPELFSLIKKINQKFHTKSIAYGHAGNGNIHIRLILKKKKISIIKKIANEYFDNIIKMGGTITGEHGDGLARS
- a CDS encoding Superoxide dismutase is translated as MVKYELPRLPYGYDELEPYFDKRTMEIHHQKHHQAYVDGLNNTLTKIGGEFHPQYITSVLSDLSVIPESVRNDIVFFWWWI
- a CDS encoding hypothetical protein (hypothetical protein Nmar_0727) — translated: MTKLGVIDLEILHLGIKNDKSFNEKDIENSQLKKLGVGRILDSLASLKDRKLIDLNKDGSFSVTDLARQILWGQQIPLQVKILRLLEIKSCSLETISDFLKISETKISEEVEKLRKNQFVLMSPLRQESKIIKMYEILPEGIEKIKEIEKSGLQENSFEKKSKDEIFDLVDEVINQIKESSDIHKEKMVSKLEEIKAKLNSF
- a CDS encoding hypothetical protein (hypothetical protein Nmar_0379), coding for MLAAGIGITVRGYSMKSEFRYAKIIFAVLSIIVVYLGADMFFHYPYRIIIQFGTIAIIIWILRRNKKKPDSLEILKQRYARGEISKEEFDKIKSDLID
- a CDS encoding Superoxide dismutase translates to MFILKILRIFKKEFSTKALSIEGSGWCWLVFNQTFNKIELITTLNQNSPWSIRKIPLLGLDMWEHSYYLKYQNKKSDYVESWWNVVNWDYIGNRFSELSD
- a CDS encoding hypothetical protein (hypothetical protein CENSYa_1807), with protein sequence MVMLVGIVLINSAYALTQLERVEITNPRLVNAFGVKISNQVNVNQHVQITADIKNNQDKTQKFVYIVQVKNQQGVVVSLGWINGLSLDPEQTFSPALSWTPLESDEYTVEIFVWDITEEGSKSWDKLDALAEHVVLKITS
- a CDS encoding Molecular chaperone (small heat shock protein) — its product is MAKTKNIVKKNPSLNLWTSSWTDIERSMDNIRKNMEQAFSSFPSMPKISHASCDIIDEGKQYRVKMDVPGIKKNEIKLNVTENSVEVSAEHKESSEDKKKNYLRKERSQISYYRSLPLSGKVQPNKVIAKLTDGVLDITLPKSTPSETQMKKSVSIS
- a CDS encoding hypothetical protein (hypothetical protein Nmar_0732), with protein sequence MLEEELIDLMTFCLQNPDSSEIIEKKKRITEIGHELFLDGGLDALENFFFVLKNRIIQEIEKDPSPLRSLWNGLTPEWQY
- a CDS encoding Putative redox protein, regulator of disulfide bond formation; translation: MPKILNNVDLDKVSQTVTKGKQESSTLKKPVKLQGEWNFDPNVGYQFKTEMSYEKGKNTIEIDSPSFLGGQGNRLGPMAYCIAGITSCFIGTFVGIASQQGIQLTKLNVNTECNVNFAKTFDISDEPITEGINFKIDVTSNNADKKKLEEILKMAEERCPAMYSMTHKIDVNSVIL